In the genome of Methanofastidiosum sp., the window ATTTGAAACCTGGGAGGATATACACTGTTTCATCTGTAAGAAATATCGAACATCCATGTAAAATTCATGATTCGGGTGTTAAAATAGTTGAAGTACACGAATCAGAAATTGAAGCGGCAATCCCAAAGAAATTTGCAATTGAGGGCGCAACTGGAATATTTTCTTTTTCCTGCAATGAAAGATGCCAATATCACGATTTTTGTGTTCCCGATGGGATTAATATTGGAGATAAATTTCATATTATCTCAATTAAAGAGAAAATTGAATGCCCTCTAAGCAATAATCTCCTTCGTGTAACTCTAAAAAGAAAAGATTAGTACACAAATCTAGATGAGCTTGATTTTTCTCCTCTAAATAGGATATCTAGGAATATTATTGGGACCATTATTGCTATGGGTATAATAGATTTAGCCTTCTTTTTCAATTTTACCACCCTTAATTATTATTGTAAAACAATAGTATATAAATCTTTCTATTTATTGAATTATAATAATCTAATAATTTGTTATATTAATGAATATTAATATTCATAAGCAATATGGTTGAACTTTAACTTCCTTAATTTGTAAGAATAAGATAAATACATCGATACTTATTATATATTAACATAGTATAATATTATATAATAAATCAATCTGGAATTGACCTCCCATTTATCATTAATATAAGAATTAAAATTCAATGTACAGGGATATTTTTATTATTACTTTAAATAAATCCATTTTTTTTTGAATACTGATAGTAGTAACATTTATATATATTAACGTTAGAGATAATGATGGTGAGCATCAATGGAAGAAAATGCCGAAGAGGCCATTATAGAGTATCTTAAAGGTGTAAAAATAGGCGCTACTCCTTCAGAGATTGCCGATAATCTTAATATGTCTAGAGCCACCGCTGTAAAATACTTAGAAATAATGAGGGCCATAGGATTAGTTGATTATAGAAGAATTGGTATGGCAAAGGTTTATTTTGTCGCAACAAAGCTCTCATACGCACAGCATGTTCTTCTCCGAAAAACAAGAGATTTAATCGAGTCAATAAAAACTGCCGATGAACACATTAAAGTGTTGGAGAAAATTCTTACCATACACATTAGTATAATGCAAACCTATAATGCCGAGGATAGAGAGAAATTCATTAAACTATTTAACGATACCATCGATAAGATAAAAAAAGGGGAGAATACGGTAGGTAAATAAACTTTTCTTGCAAGAAATCTGCTCCAATTTTATTTATAACAATAAAATTTATAATCCCTTTATATTCATTCATGTATGGTGGAGTCGTTGAATTATACAAAATATGAAAAAGTAAGGATTATTGGGGCGAGAGCCCTTCAGATATCATTAGGGGCGCCCATATTAATTGAAACTTCTATGCTTGACCCTATTAGAATTGCACTAGAAGAAATGAAGAAGGAAGTAATTCCAATAACTGTTGTAAGGGAATAGCCTTATGGGAGTAAACCTGGGAGAAATAGTTCCTAAACAGAAGATTGATATTTCTGATCTAAAAGGTAAAAGTGTGGCCATCGACGCTTATAATGCACTTTACCAATTTTTAGCCATAATTAGACAGAGAGATGGAACACCTTTAAAAAATTCAAGAGGCGAAGTAACATCTCATTTGTCTGGTCTATTTTATAGGACTGTAAATTTCATTGAACAAGGAATCAGGCCAATATATGTTTTTGATGGTAAGCCGCCAGAACTGAAATTTCAAACAATTGAAAAAAGAAAAGAGGTTAAAGAAGAAGCAAGGGAGAAATTTATTGATGCTAAAGAAAGAGGAGATTTTAAAGAGGCAAAAAAATATTCTCAAATGACATCCTCTTTGAAGGGAGATATGGTAAAAAGCTCTAAAGACTTATTAGAGGCAATGGGGATCCCTTATATTGAAGCACCATCAGAAGGCGAAGCTCAGGCTGCATTTGTTGTTTTACAAGGTGATGCGGATTTATCTGGGTCACAAGATTATGATTCAATTCTTTTTGGTGCGCCCTCTTTAGTAAGAAACCTAACGATATCTGGAAAAAGGAAGATTCCAGGTAAGGATTTATTTGTCGATGTCGTTCCTGAAATTATTAATAATAAAGATGTGCTAATTTCTCTAAATCTTTCAAGGCAACAGTTAATTGAAGCTGCCATTCTCATTGGGACAGATTATAATTTAGGAGGAATAAAAGGAATAGGCCCAAAAAAAGCTATCGATATCGTAAAATCAGGGAAATTTGGCGAATACGGTGAATTTGACCATATAATTAATCTTTTTATGAATCCTGAAGTTTCTGATAATTATAATATCTCTTTTCAAAAGCCAGAAAAGGATAAAATATTAAAAATACTATGTGATAAATACGAATTTTCAGAACTTAGGGTAGAAAAAGGAATCGAAAGAATAGGATACTCGCTTGAGAATACTTTAAAGCAGAAAACTCTAGATATGTATTTTTAAATATTAAATCTTTTTAATATGTTTATTATTTCTAATGGTTCGCTTATAGTATAATCGACTATTGTTTTTAATTCGTTTTTTCTTTTTGCTTCTCCCTCTAGTATCAAGAAACTCAAATCTGCTTCTTCAAAAGCACCTTTATCGTTAATGTCATCACCTACCATTATAACTTGCTCATAGGTCTTTTTTAGATTTGATATGAGATTTCTCTTGCCTTCTGGGTCTATTTGGGGAAAAACGAAATTATCTATTATTCCAAGTCTTTTTGCGAGAGGATAGACAGAGCAGGGATTATCTCCAGTTGCAAGATAAACATCCATACCCTCTAATTGGAGGAAATCAAATAATTCGAAGACTCCTTCTTTTATCCTGCCAGAAGAAGCAACTATATACGTTATTGTTTCTCTTTGAGAGTCTCCAACAACTCCGCATCCAGCTAGTGTGCAGACATCAAACTGTTTTTTTAATTTTTTTATTGTTTCATTTACTTCTTCAATAGTAATGCTTTCTGCCCAATTTAGAATTTCCTCTTTATCTATAATAGCATTTGCACCTTTAAAAACTACTTCAAATCCTATGTTTAGATCTTTAACTGATTGCCCAAGACTTTTTTTGGGATCTTCTCGTAAAAAGGTATCCCTTGGATCTGTTGCAATAGTTACAAGAAACAGATTTGGATTATCTTCAATTAGCTCTATACAAGATTTATGATAAATAAATTCATTTTTTTCCAAATCTTTTGATACGCGTTTAGTATCAACAAGTGTTCCGGATTTATCAAATACTATTGCTATCATGGCGAACGTTTCTTTTAACTTTAGAAATAATTTCATCAAGTTTTTCTTGAGGGCAACTTTGGCCTCTTATTATTCCACTAACTATATCAACTACTCTTCCCTTAGTAGTTCCATTATTGTTATTAATAGTTCTTACGCCTATTTTTTCAAAATCTTCAAAAGTAACTGGTGCTTGGCATGCAATTATAGCATCAATTGGGGCAAGATCAAGAATAAATTTGGCTTTATAAACTACAT includes:
- a CDS encoding UPF0179 family protein, with the protein product MILTLLPKNLAKPGFSFLAGKGDAECKECRFFKTCVGNLKPGRIYTVSSVRNIEHPCKIHDSGVKIVEVHESEIEAAIPKKFAIEGATGIFSFSCNERCQYHDFCVPDGINIGDKFHIISIKEKIECPLSNNLLRVTLKRKD
- the fen gene encoding flap endonuclease-1, encoding MGVNLGEIVPKQKIDISDLKGKSVAIDAYNALYQFLAIIRQRDGTPLKNSRGEVTSHLSGLFYRTVNFIEQGIRPIYVFDGKPPELKFQTIEKRKEVKEEAREKFIDAKERGDFKEAKKYSQMTSSLKGDMVKSSKDLLEAMGIPYIEAPSEGEAQAAFVVLQGDADLSGSQDYDSILFGAPSLVRNLTISGKRKIPGKDLFVDVVPEIINNKDVLISLNLSRQQLIEAAILIGTDYNLGGIKGIGPKKAIDIVKSGKFGEYGEFDHIINLFMNPEVSDNYNISFQKPEKDKILKILCDKYEFSELRVEKGIERIGYSLENTLKQKTLDMYF
- a CDS encoding DNA-directed RNA polymerase subunit K, whose protein sequence is MVESLNYTKYEKVRIIGARALQISLGAPILIETSMLDPIRIALEEMKKEVIPITVVRE
- a CDS encoding HAD family hydrolase is translated as MIAIVFDKSGTLVDTKRVSKDLEKNEFIYHKSCIELIEDNPNLFLVTIATDPRDTFLREDPKKSLGQSVKDLNIGFEVVFKGANAIIDKEEILNWAESITIEEVNETIKKLKKQFDVCTLAGCGVVGDSQRETITYIVASSGRIKEGVFELFDFLQLEGMDVYLATGDNPCSVYPLAKRLGIIDNFVFPQIDPEGKRNLISNLKKTYEQVIMVGDDINDKGAFEEADLSFLILEGEAKRKNELKTIVDYTISEPLEIINILKRFNI
- a CDS encoding helix-turn-helix domain-containing protein — encoded protein: MEENAEEAIIEYLKGVKIGATPSEIADNLNMSRATAVKYLEIMRAIGLVDYRRIGMAKVYFVATKLSYAQHVLLRKTRDLIESIKTADEHIKVLEKILTIHISIMQTYNAEDREKFIKLFNDTIDKIKKGENTVGK